Genomic window (Gloeocapsa sp. DLM2.Bin57):
TATCCTCTACCTACAGAGGCTGCTGTTATTTTAACCTATGGTTGGCAAGATGAACCTAGTCAAGCCGAAAGACTCTTTCATAGTGGCGTAGATTTATTAGCTGATGTAGGGACAAATGTTTTAGCTGTAGAAGCAGGTACTGTGGTCTATGTAGGAATAGAGGGAAACTATGGTAACTTGATCATTATTAACCATCAAGGGGGTTTACAAACTCGTTACGCTCATTTACAAAATATCTTGGTTGATCCAGGTGATCTGGTTGAAACAGGACAAGTAATTGGTACAGTGGGAGTAACAGGTACACCAGACGTGGAGGAACCTCATTTACATTTTGAGGTACGCTATCAAACTCCTATGGGATGGTTAGCTCAAGATCCTTTAATTCATTTAATCAGGTAAATTTATGAATCAAGTAATTAATACGAAAGACGCTCCAGCTCCTGTAGGACCTTATAATCAAGCTATTAAAACTCAAGCAGGTTTAGTCTTTCTCGCGGGACAAATTCCTCTAGATCCTTCTACAGGAATAATAGTAGGTGAAAATGATATTACTAAGCAAACTAAGCAAGTTATGAGCAATATCGAGGCTATCTTAATCGCAGCCGGAGCAAAATGGTCTGATGTGGTCAAAACTACGGTTTTTCTCTCGGATTTAACTAATTTTACCGCTATGAATCAAGTTTATAGTGAATACTTCCCTAGTGATACAGCACCTGCGAGAGCTTGTGTGGAAGTATCTAGATTACCTAAAGATGTTTTAGTAGAAATAGAATGTGTCGCGGTGGTGGAATAATGGACGAATTTATGGAAGCGGCGATCGCCCAAGCTAAACAAGGTCTCTGTGAGGGGGGAATACCCATAGGATCAGTCTTAGTCAGGGATAATCAAATTATCGGGAGAGGACATAATAAGAGAGTCCAAGATAGTGATCCCGTTACCCACGCAGAAATTGATTGTCTCCGTAACGCGGGAAGAATCGGTAGTTATCGTCAGACTATCCTCTATTCTACCCTTATGCCTTGTTATCTTTGTGCTGGTGCTGTAGTGCAATTTGGCATCAAAAAGGTTATCGCGGGAGAGTCAAAAACCTTCCCTGGTGCGCGAGAATTTCTCGAATCTCATCAAGTAGAGGTAATTGATTTAGACTTAGATGAGTGTAAAAACCTGATGGAGTCTTTTATCAATAATCATCCTTCTCTTTGGTTTGAAGATATTGGTGTAGATGAATAATTATGTGACATACTCCTACACCGAATCAAAGATTACGCTGTATGCTTCTTGTCTTTCACCTTCAGAGATGATTGACCGTTTTTGACTAAATTTTTCTGATAACTACCTCGCCGTGGTTTTTAGCTAAGTGAAAT
Coding sequences:
- a CDS encoding RidA family protein: MNQVINTKDAPAPVGPYNQAIKTQAGLVFLAGQIPLDPSTGIIVGENDITKQTKQVMSNIEAILIAAGAKWSDVVKTTVFLSDLTNFTAMNQVYSEYFPSDTAPARACVEVSRLPKDVLVEIECVAVVE
- a CDS encoding nucleoside deaminase — translated: MDEFMEAAIAQAKQGLCEGGIPIGSVLVRDNQIIGRGHNKRVQDSDPVTHAEIDCLRNAGRIGSYRQTILYSTLMPCYLCAGAVVQFGIKKVIAGESKTFPGAREFLESHQVEVIDLDLDECKNLMESFINNHPSLWFEDIGVDE